Proteins co-encoded in one Oreochromis aureus strain Israel breed Guangdong linkage group 3, ZZ_aureus, whole genome shotgun sequence genomic window:
- the LOC120438663 gene encoding E3 SUMO-protein ligase ZBED1-like — MAHFIDNDWTMQSFALTVSKTEERHYAEACADHFLNVANEWEIKDKVTTLGTDSARNMVAAARLLPFEHMPCMAHILQSVITVSLNDSTFERALAKCRKIVGHFKHSPANAQELKAQQAAHGHQTEPLVQDIPTRWNSTLEMIKRIQRNKSVLTTILTQQNSKVTMLTDQELDRLQKLEELLEPCRYVTELLGGRALCLLFHGAASLVSFVQDYGALR, encoded by the exons ATGGCGCATTTTATTGATAACGACTGGACTATGCAATCGTTTGCACTAACAGTGAGTAAAACTGAAGAGAGACACTATGCTGAGGCATGTGCTGACCATTTTCTGAATGTTGCAAACGAATGGGAAATCAAGGACAAGGTAACCACGCTTGGCACCGACAGTGCTCGTAACATGGTTGCAGCCGCCAGACTACTTCCATTTGAACACATGCCCTGCATGGCCCACATTCTGCAGAGTGTGATCACAGTTTCTCTTAATGACAGCACATTTGAAAGGGCTCTGGCCAAATGTCGCAAGATTGTTGGACATTTTAAGCATAGTCCAGCGAACGCTCAGGAATTAAAGGCACAGCAAGCTGCACATGGACATCAAACAGAACCGCTTGTTCAGGACATTCCAACAAGATGGAACTCCACCCTAGAGATGATCAAGCGGATCCAGAGAAACAAATCTGTGCTCACCACCATCCTGACTCAACAAAACAGCAAGGTGACCATGCTGACTGACCAGGAGCTTGACAGACTGCAAAAGCTGGAGGAACTACTTGAACCTTGCAG ATATGTTACCGAACTGCTGGGGGGGAGAGCGCTATGTCTCCTGTTCCATGGTGCTGCCAGCCTTGTGTCATTTGTTCAGGATTATGGAGCCCTCAGATGA